In one Bradyrhizobium sp. 4 genomic region, the following are encoded:
- a CDS encoding helix-turn-helix domain-containing protein, with product MTSFRPVIALSRGLEVLRVINQERQSTVGSLHKATGLNKATIVRMLETLEHEGYVVRRTEPTSYAPTGRALLLSAGYDEPTWIGGIAEPILNKFRKQIHWPSDIAVLDQESMVIAHTTRVDGSLLFSRPPGFRFPVLGTSMGRAYLAFCEPAEQERIAARLALGPEPWNDLARNPVRLAKVLRTIHGAGFAVMDETYSRRVFGGAVWAIGVPVVLRNRLFGSMNVMMLREAVGLEDGVRRFVPSMKKVASALAEALGAKLAAPGSPAGRR from the coding sequence ATGACGTCGTTCCGTCCTGTCATCGCGTTGTCCAGGGGCCTCGAAGTCCTGCGGGTGATCAATCAGGAACGGCAGTCGACCGTCGGCTCGCTGCACAAGGCGACGGGGCTCAACAAGGCAACAATCGTCCGCATGCTCGAGACGCTGGAGCACGAAGGCTATGTGGTGCGCCGTACCGAGCCCACCAGCTACGCGCCGACGGGACGCGCGCTGCTGCTCAGCGCAGGCTATGACGAGCCGACCTGGATTGGCGGCATCGCCGAACCCATCCTCAACAAATTCCGCAAGCAGATCCACTGGCCGTCAGACATCGCGGTGCTCGATCAGGAGTCCATGGTCATCGCCCACACGACGCGCGTGGATGGCTCGCTGCTGTTCAGCCGCCCGCCGGGTTTTCGCTTTCCCGTCCTCGGCACCTCGATGGGACGCGCCTATCTCGCCTTCTGCGAGCCCGCCGAGCAGGAGCGCATTGCCGCGCGGCTTGCCCTCGGTCCCGAGCCCTGGAACGATCTGGCGCGCAATCCCGTCAGGCTTGCCAAAGTGCTGCGCACGATCCACGGCGCCGGCTTCGCAGTCATGGACGAGACCTACAGCCGCCGCGTGTTCGGCGGCGCAGTGTGGGCGATTGGCGTACCCGTCGTTTTGCGGAATCGGCTGTTCGGCAGCATGAACGTGATGATGCTTCGCGAGGCGGTCGGTCTGGAGGACGGCGTGCGGCGCTTCGTACCTTCGATGAAGAAAGTCGCTTCCGCACTTGCGGAGGCGCTCGGCGCCAAGCTTGCCGCGCCGGGTTCTCCTGCAGGTCGGCGATGA